The genome window ACTGTGTCGGGGGTGCTGCATATCGGCCATATCTTTTCATACACTCACACTGATTTGATCGCTCGCTACAAACGAATGAGTGGACACAATGTTTTTTATCCCATGGGTTTTGATGACAATGGTCTACCAACAGAACGCTTCGTAGAGAAAAAAAATAATACTAAAGCCTTTTTAATGCCACGCTCAGAATTTATAGCACTTTGTCTACGTGAAACACATGCGGTAGAGAAAACATTTGAAGAATTATGGCGCTCAATGGGACTCTCGATTGATTGGGACAAAGTATACTCAACTATTTCAGAAAAAGTACGAAAAATATCACAATACTCATTTGTCGATTTGTACAATAAAGGTATTGCATACAAAAAAGAAGAGCCTGCACTGTATTGCACGACATGCCGAACCTCCGTTGCCCAAGCAGAGCTTGACAATATCGAACAAGCATCAACATTCAACGATCTTATTTTTACTTCAGAGGATGGTGATCGCTTAACCATAGCAACAACACGCCCAGAACTTTTACCGGCATGCGTCGCCATTTTCTTTCACCCTGATGATGAGCGCTACAAACACCTGTGCGGAAAATATGCGGTTACACCCGTTTTTGAAAAAAAAGTTAAAATTCTACCTGATGACAAAGTTGATCCCGCAAAAGGAACCGGCCTTGTTATGTGTTGCACGTTTGGGGACCAAACTGACATTTTCTGGTTTAAAAAGCATAACCTTGATTATGTATACCTTATCGGGATGGATGGCAAATTTACGCGGGAAGGTGGATTCCTACACGATAAACGTGTACCAGAAGCACGCAAACTAATTATTGAAGAACTTAAAAAAGAAGAGCTCTTGCTTAACCAAAAAAACATAACACACAGCGTCAATGTCCACGAGCGCTGTAAGCAAGAAATTGAATATGTAATTTTAAACCAATGGTTTATTAAAATTTTAGATTTTAAGGACATTTTCATCGCTCAGGCTGATAAAATTAATTGGTATCCCGCTTACATGAAAGCCCGCTATATTGACTGGGTTTCAAATTTAAACTGGGATTGGTGTATTTCTCGTCAGCGTTTTTTTGGCATTCCCTTTCCTGTTTGGCACTGCCTAGATTGCGGCCATGTTATTATGGCTAATACAGATGACCTTCCTGTCGACCCACAAGAAACCCCGGTCCCAGGTGGAAAATGCGAAAAATGTTCCAGTACAAATATTCAACCCGAAACCGATGTTATGGACACCTGGAACACTTCAGCACTAACACCACAAATTAATGCCAACTGGCCAGAACAAAGCCCCGATAACTTAAGCATACCAATGAGCATGCGCCCCCAAGCTCACGACATCATCAGAACCTGGGCATTTGATACCATCATCAAGGCACACTTCCATCAAAATACAATTCCATGGAACGATATTGTTATCTCAGGCCACGTACTTGCCGGCAAAGAAAAAATATCCAAGTCAAAAGGCAATAGCAAAATGTCGCCCGATGCACTGCTCTCAGAATATCCAGCTGATGCTGTTCGTTACTGGGCTGCTCATGGTAGATTAGGCCAAGACACTGCATTTAGTGAAAACCAACTAAAAGTTGGCCAGCGACTTTTAACAAAACTGTGGAACGCATTTCGCTTTTGTGAGCAAAGCTATGAACAACACTATACAAGCCACAATGAGCACTATATTAAACAACACAGCACACTCAGCCAATGGCTATTGCACGAGTTAAGTAAATCATATAAAAGCTATCAACAGTTTTTCCAAAATTATGAATATCACTTTGCACTTGAGACAGCAGAAAAGTTTTTTTGGCATATCTTTTGCGATAACTACCTTGAACTCATAAAAGATCAGATCTTCAATCCTGACCAATACTGCCCAGAAATTATAGCCAACACTCACTATGTGCTCTACGAGGCTGGCTTTGCAATACTACAGATGTTTGCTCCTTTCACACCATACATTACTGAAAATCTCTACCTTCAATTTTTCAGCAAGCACGAACAGGTGCGTTCTCTACATCTCACACAATTTGACAATACACGATATGAGTACAGCTTTGAAAAGAGTACGGGTGTCATGAACAAAATACTAGATATTGTCGGTCAGGTCAGAAGACTAAAAAGCGAAAACCAAATATCGCTCAAGCAAGAAGTTGAACAGTTAATTCTCTACTGCAACGATCAAGCACTACTGGAAGAAATCGCACAGCATGAAAGACTTATATCCGGTATTAGTAAGGCAAAAACATGTCTGTACAAAAACAGCACCTGCGAGGGATCTCTCATGCAAGAAGATAACCAA of Campylobacterota bacterium contains these proteins:
- a CDS encoding valine--tRNA ligase encodes the protein MSMEKQYKSADCEQEIKDFWQQERVYAFTQDETKQTFSIDTPPPTVSGVLHIGHIFSYTHTDLIARYKRMSGHNVFYPMGFDDNGLPTERFVEKKNNTKAFLMPRSEFIALCLRETHAVEKTFEELWRSMGLSIDWDKVYSTISEKVRKISQYSFVDLYNKGIAYKKEEPALYCTTCRTSVAQAELDNIEQASTFNDLIFTSEDGDRLTIATTRPELLPACVAIFFHPDDERYKHLCGKYAVTPVFEKKVKILPDDKVDPAKGTGLVMCCTFGDQTDIFWFKKHNLDYVYLIGMDGKFTREGGFLHDKRVPEARKLIIEELKKEELLLNQKNITHSVNVHERCKQEIEYVILNQWFIKILDFKDIFIAQADKINWYPAYMKARYIDWVSNLNWDWCISRQRFFGIPFPVWHCLDCGHVIMANTDDLPVDPQETPVPGGKCEKCSSTNIQPETDVMDTWNTSALTPQINANWPEQSPDNLSIPMSMRPQAHDIIRTWAFDTIIKAHFHQNTIPWNDIVISGHVLAGKEKISKSKGNSKMSPDALLSEYPADAVRYWAAHGRLGQDTAFSENQLKVGQRLLTKLWNAFRFCEQSYEQHYTSHNEHYIKQHSTLSQWLLHELSKSYKSYQQFFQNYEYHFALETAEKFFWHIFCDNYLELIKDQIFNPDQYCPEIIANTHYVLYEAGFAILQMFAPFTPYITENLYLQFFSKHEQVRSLHLTQFDNTRYEYSFEKSTGVMNKILDIVGQVRRLKSENQISLKQEVEQLILYCNDQALLEEIAQHERLISGISKAKTCLYKNSTCEGSLMQEDNQKYTAHIKIDGPAL